TTCAATACGATAATGGTGCGTGAAAAAGAGACggttgctaaaaaaaaaacagcGGCACCGTTGACTACGAATTTGAGTTGTTGTGCATGTGCTTGTGCAATTGGGTAGCTTGTGCCGGTGATGATTGATGATTTGCTGGtaagagaaaactgaagaaagAGATGAGCAACTTAAACACTACAATTTCGCCAAACATATACAGAAACAATTGGGAAGACCTCCCTAAGGAATTACTCGTGATCATCGGAAAACACCTCGAATCTCGCATCGACGTCTTCACCTTCCGTGCAGTTTCCACTTCATGGCGCTCCGCCGTCTCTTTCTCCTACCGTCAAAATCAATCTTCACTCACTCTGCCTCCGCCAATCAACGCCACCGCCGTCTTATCTCCCGTCACAATCTGCCGCCTCGAACACCAAACACAAGGTGTCGCCTGCTTGGTTAAGGTTGTGGAATCAACCTCCGGCGAATTGCGGCTCCGAAATCCACTCTCCTCTGATCTCCCAATCAGACAATATCCcggtaataataacaatattcgTAAGTCTCTGAACTTATTAGATTTCCGATTAATTGAATTAGCAAGAGGTTATCGTTTGAATTTTACAACCATACCCACTGGTTCTACCATCACGAAAGCGGTATTGTTCTATGGTTGTGGAATTCTAGCATTGTTCGATTCAAGGGAATTAGGGTATTGGGGATTTGGGGATGAAAATTGGACAATTTTGAGTGATGAAGGAACTTATTATGATGATATAATGTGTTATAAGAACCAATTTTATGTGATTAATAATGTTGGAATTGTATATTGGATTGATAGATCTAGGAATCTTGTTCAATATGCTCCCCTACTTTGTGGGTTTGGTCACTTGAAAAACTTAGTTGAATCTGCTGGTCATTTTTATGTGGTTGATTCTTAtttggaggaagaagaagaggctATGTTTGAGGAGCCAAGGGTCGGATTATGTGGTCGTCGTACTGTGAACATGAAAGTGTATAGGCTTGATGAAGAATGGGGTACTTGGGTTGATGTAGATTCATTAGGAAATCGAGTTTTTGTGCTAGGGAAAGATGTTTGTTTTTCTGTTAGTGTTGATGATTTTCCGAGTTGTCAAGGgaattgcatatatttcttgGATCCTGTTCTGGAATTTGTTAATGTAAGAAGGACAATTAAACGTTTCGTTGGTCGTGTGTTTCGGTTTGATAATCGGAGTATCAAGATGGTTGAGTGTTTCCCTACCTATAAGAGGTTGTTCTCCCCTTCCATGAACAACTTGCCCTTGTCAATTTCAGCATAGAAACTCAACTCCAAGTTTAAGTTCTGAATTTTCAACCTCTTTAccgagcgatttccttcaatattgtttgATGATTCGTAAATTCTCAAAATACGCTACTTTTTCACTTATTTCCCATtttaccgtccacgtcagcaagaaagccggtctaatttttttataaaatctacgataaaccgctatctgaaacAGCGGTTTAAAGaggtaaaccgctatctgaaaaCAAACCGCTACCATTGAACCggcatctgagatagcggtttggtTCAACgttgaaccggaaaaaaaaatacttttctttctcccttactgacgtggacggtatggtgggaattaagttagaaagtaacgtattttgggaattattggatctttatgcaatattgaaggaaatcgctcttcTTTACCAATGTTTTTCAGGTATTTGTGTAATTCGGCTTTATCAAACCATATGTAATTTCGAACTTGTCTATTATACATTGTTGCCTTGCATCATTTAATGTTTGAACATTGTTGTAACTCTCAATTCTAGCCTTTGTGGGAAGGTGTATTGCTGGATTGTACATCAGATAACATAAACTCTGTACAACACACTATTAACATAACCAGCCATTACAGCAAAATGCTTGTTGAATTCTTTTTGGACATGGATATGCACAAGTTATATTTCTGGCTCTTAAATCTTAATAAGTAATATTATTAGAGGACCTTAACCCATAGAATTAAGGATGCTAATCATGATCAATTATTCTATGTGGACTTGAAAGTTGAAAACTGCAAAAAGCAATTTAATTTGTGAAGTAGGTATGTATACCTTGCCACAAACTCATACAAATAGTAGTACTAGTTGTGAGTCTTGTGACCTGTGAATCTGTGACTCTCTGAGCCAATGGGTTCTTTTTGTTGATCTTTTTACAGCTTGCCATGGAAGGTAGACTGCATTAAGCTCCTGCATCTAAGATTCTAAGCTAGCTTGCTCACATTTCAGGACCTGGTTTATGCGCTTTATGATACGTGGGTTTTGTCATAAACTTTTGTATTTAGGAATTCATAGCTAAATGTACAATGTAACTCCACAAAAATTTACCAACATAGAGTTGGCTCAAGTGGTAAGCAGCTTGATGTCGTTTAAgggaggtctcgggttcgagcctcgcTGTATGCAGAAACTCTTGTTGGGATACTCACCCACCATAAGCAAGGTGTGCGACACGGGTCGGATCCGGATGTAGTCGCTCCGGTAAACCGGGTGTGCTatgcgtaaaaaaaaaaaactccacaAAAATTTTATTGACTCAAAACCGCTGGTAAAGTATCACAACCAGTTTTGATTTTTTGGTTTTACAAGTCATTTGATTTAGATTgaatcttaattatttttttaaaaaaatatcacaATATCATACGCCATGTAATcatattgattttgaaaactcaCAACAGAAGAGGGGAAACTATTTTTTATGACTTTcatattttgttttttaaggtttataaaaaaacaaaaaatatttttaggtttataaaaaaaaaacaaaaaataataacaatgttGTCTAGctagtacggagtactccgtacttgACAACAGTGTTTCTTCTTTTAGATTTGTTTCCTGATTTTGcttaatatttgatttttttttgctgCTATGAGGATATCTTCTTTTTAATGCTACAGTGAGTTGATATGATGGAGTGTTTTAACTGGGTTTCATTGAAGTCGTTCAGTCGGAGTAATACTGTTGGTGTTTACTCACCTACTACTACTGCTTCCCTTCTGCTCTCTGCAGTCTTACACCACAAGCATCTAAACAGCTCGAGGCAACAACACAACAGCAATGCAACATTCTAGAAGCTTCATGATGACATCACAGCTCTAACAACTTTCTCATTCAGTTATGGATTCTGTTATGCATCATGTAATGACATCATTCTTGTAACTGATTCTCTCCTAGCTTGTAACAGCTGATGTGTACATATAAGGCCATCTTATTGGTTGAGCCACATCATCAcacttgtatatatatatgatgCTTGCTGTAAAtcgtttaattcaattcaataaaAAGAAAGCTTTAGCTAAATTCTGTTTccttattctctctctctctttctaatCAGCAAGCTGATATTCATCTTGTGAAGAAATCAACCCAAAGTGGTGATTTCTgatatggtatcagagcagatgATCGTATGATCCTGCTGCAAATTCCTCCTAGCTTTGTTCATAGTTTGATCAATTGATCATAAATTTTTCTGATCAAAATTCTTCGAAGAGATTGTGTGTTTCTGTCAGCAAAATGCCTGCAGATCAGCAAGAACCTTCTCAGAATCCTAACTCTGCTTATTATCTAAGCAATAGTGATTTGAATGCCACAAAATTAGTGAGCATTGAATTTGAAGGAAAATGTTTCAGTGATTGGAGGAGGTCAATGATGATTGCACTTTCAACCAGaaataaattgtgttttgttgatGGCAGTTTGAATCAGCCAGCACCAAATTCTGCAAATCACAGAATATGGATCAGGTGTAATGATCTAGTAATCTCTTGGATGCTAGCTTCTCTTGAGCCAAAGATTGCTAGGAGTGTTCTTTATCTCAAAACTGCAAGAGCAATTTGGCTTGAGTTGGAAGACAGATATTGCAGGGAATCTGGTCCTCAACTGTTCTCAGTTCAACAACAATTGAGTGAGTTAACACAAGGAGATGAAGAAGAAGTAGCTAGTTTCTTCACAAAGATCAAAATGCTATGGGACCAGCTAGATGGACTAGAGCCATTACCTGTTTGTGTTTGCACTGGATGTAGCTGCACACTCACACAACAGTTGCTCAAAACACAGCAGAATCAAAGGCtaattcagtttttaatgaaGCTGAATGACAAATATGAGCATCCTAAGAGCACTATACTTATGATGAGTCCTTTACCTACAATTTCAAAGGCATATGGACTGCTCCTTCAAGAAGAACAGCAGAAAGAAGTACACAATCACAAACATCAGTCACACACAGAGTCCACTGCATTTAATGCTAGGAGATTTGACAATAAACCTTACAAAGGACCATACAATAACAGCCCTAATTCTCAGAATACAGGAACTGGAAATCAATACAAAAATTTCACCAACAGAAACAACCTATATTGTGAACATTGCAAGATGAGAAATCACACAATTGACAAGTGTTGGAAGTTACATGGGTATCCTAAAGAT
This Spinacia oleracea cultivar Varoflay chromosome 6, BTI_SOV_V1, whole genome shotgun sequence DNA region includes the following protein-coding sequences:
- the LOC110781751 gene encoding putative F-box protein At1g65770: MSNLNTTISPNIYRNNWEDLPKELLVIIGKHLESRIDVFTFRAVSTSWRSAVSFSYRQNQSSLTLPPPINATAVLSPVTICRLEHQTQGVACLVKVVESTSGELRLRNPLSSDLPIRQYPGNNNNIRKSLNLLDFRLIELARGYRLNFTTIPTGSTITKAVLFYGCGILALFDSRELGYWGFGDENWTILSDEGTYYDDIMCYKNQFYVINNVGIVYWIDRSRNLVQYAPLLCGFGHLKNLVESAGHFYVVDSYLEEEEEAMFEEPRVGLCGRRTVNMKVYRLDEEWGTWVDVDSLGNRVFVLGKDVCFSVSVDDFPSCQGNCIYFLDPVLEFVNVRRTIKRFVGRVFRFDNRSIKMVECFPTYKRLFSPSMNNLPLSISA
- the LOC130463695 gene encoding uncharacterized protein produces the protein MPADQQEPSQNPNSAYYLSNSDLNATKLVSIEFEGKCFSDWRRSMMIALSTRNKLCFVDGSLNQPAPNSANHRIWIRCNDLVISWMLASLEPKIARSVLYLKTARAIWLELEDRYCRESGPQLFSVQQQLSELTQGDEEEVASFFTKIKMLWDQLDGLEPLPVCVCTGCSCTLTQQLLKTQQNQRLIQFLMKLNDKYEHPKSTILMMSPLPTISKAYGLLLQEEQQKEVHNHKHQSHTESTAFNARRFDNKPYKGPYNNSPNSQNTGTGNQYKNFTNRNNLYCEHCKMRNHTIDKCWKLHGYPKDFKGKGKRIAAAA